The Nitrososphaerales archaeon genomic sequence TACGCTGTTGCACGGCAATTGAAGATCTTCTGATTTTGCTTACAAAATTTTATATTATGGTTCCTAGAACCATGTATGAATTCAATGGAATACGTATATGCTGCTTTGCTCTTGCATAAACTAAAACAGGATATTAACGAATCTAACGTAAAGAATGTAGTAAAGGCTGCCGGCATTGAGCCGGACGAAGCTAAGGTAAAGGCCTTGGTTGCTGCCTTGAGCGAGGTGAACATCGAGGAAGCACTGAAGGCTGCACCAATTGCGGTCGCATCTGCAGCTGCTCCAGCTGCCCAGGTAGCGCCAACGGAAGCAAAAGCAGAGAAAAAGAAGGAAAAGGCCGAGGAGAAGAAGGGCG encodes the following:
- the rpl12p gene encoding 50S ribosomal protein P1, producing MEYVYAALLLHKLKQDINESNVKNVVKAAGIEPDEAKVKALVAALSEVNIEEALKAAPIAVASAAAPAAQVAPTEAKAEKKKEKAEEKKGEEEALAGLSALFG